The window CAACCGCCTCGGAGATGTTCAGTCCAGGATAGCGCTCGTCGATGGCTTGTGTGATACTGATGATTTGCTCAGTATAGACGGGAAGATTTGAGGCCAGTGTTCGGAACTGGTCGATGCTTTCGGGGATGACCAGAAAGAAGAGTATCAGGAAAAATACCAGCAGGGCCAGGAAAATAATCAAAACTGACGCTTTCCAGGAAAGCCCGCGGCGGTTCAGATAGTAAGCCGCCGGAGTGAGCGCATAGGCGAGGATTCCTCCCAGGGCGAAAGGCAGGAGGATAGTCCGGATGAGGTATACCAGGTATAGAATGATAACCAGAAGGCCCAGGTAGTAAAAATTTTTTAGTACTCTTTCGTTCGTCAAATTTTACTTTTCCTTTGGACGTATTTGTGTATAATATTCTATAGGTTTCGGCAGTGAATTTCCATGAGTCCGAGGATATTTTTCCAGTGGTGAACCCCCTTACCCGGAAGCAGGTTTTTTTGTGGGCCATTCCTCTTTCCGGATCTATTATACTACTGGGCAGATAGTTTGTTTTAAAAGCACACACAAAGGATGAATACAAGCAGATGTTGGAAGGGCAAAGTATCGCAATTCTGGTTCCGGCGTACAATGAAGCCCCCCGGATCGGTCAAGTCCTGCAGGTAATTAGTAGTATCCCTTTTGTCGATGAAGTCGTGGTGATCGATGATGGATCCCGGGACGGTACGGCGCAGGTTGCACGAAAGTTCCCGGTCGAGATCATTCAGTTACCTTTCAATTCGGGAAAGGCCGCGGCCCTGACCGAAGCGATTTGGGCTAAAAACACGAGTGACTTATACCTTTGTCTTGACGCCGATCTCATCAGGCTCAAGGAGGAACACCTTCTGGCCCTTATCGAGCCCCTGATCCACGACGCAGAGACAGTCATGAGCATCGGTATTTTCAAGGCTGGTCGAAGCTCCAGCGACTTTGCGCAAAAACTATGTCCGATACTCAATGGACAAAGGGCGCTTAGAGGTGACTGGATACGATCTCTCCCTGATTTCTCCTGGGTCCGTTTTGGCGTCGAAGTCTTTCTGACCCGTTTTGCCCGTGATTTCAAGGCCAAGATCGCCATGGTCCCTTTGTGGGGGATCACCCACTACCATAAAGAAGAAAAGTACGGACCCGTCCTTGGGTTTTACCATCGGCTCAAGATGTATGTTGAAGTGGCGAGAGCCTATCTTCTCTATGAAAATGAAATGAAGGGCACCGTCCGGGTGGTGGAGGAGAAAAGGGAAGAGGAAAAAATCTATGCCCGAGTGTAAACGGCGGAAAAACCTGGACCATTGCACCTGTACCTATGATCCCTGTTCCCGCAAGGGGCTGTGCTGTGATTGTTTCAGCTACCACCGGCTTCATGGAGAAATTCCTGGTTGCCTGTTCCCCCCCGATATTGAAAAAACCTATGATCGTTCCATTACCCGATATCTGCTAAGCTGCCGGAGCCGTTAACCCCCTCTCAGAGGCGGTCTCCCGATTACCCGGCAAACCTCCTCTCCTCTGTAAATAAAACAGTGATCGCTGAACTTTTCATTCTCGACCCGCTTGACAGTTCCGTTTATAAGTAAGATTCCACTGCAATAAGTAATTTTGCTGCAAAAGAACGAAGGAAGCCTGGGCCTGAGCTGCATAAATCAGCCGCCGAAATCACCGCATTTTCGCAGCAACAAGGCCAAGGATGGCCTTTTCAGCATCACTGCAACCAGACGTGGTCATTGATGCGTACGAGAAAATGCCAGATGAGGCGGGACTGATGGCAACGGGGCCTTGCTGAAATGAGTTT is drawn from Atribacteraceae bacterium and contains these coding sequences:
- a CDS encoding DUF6485 family protein, giving the protein MPECKRRKNLDHCTCTYDPCSRKGLCCDCFSYHRLHGEIPGCLFPPDIEKTYDRSITRYLLSCRSR
- a CDS encoding glycosyltransferase family 2 protein, producing MLEGQSIAILVPAYNEAPRIGQVLQVISSIPFVDEVVVIDDGSRDGTAQVARKFPVEIIQLPFNSGKAAALTEAIWAKNTSDLYLCLDADLIRLKEEHLLALIEPLIHDAETVMSIGIFKAGRSSSDFAQKLCPILNGQRALRGDWIRSLPDFSWVRFGVEVFLTRFARDFKAKIAMVPLWGITHYHKEEKYGPVLGFYHRLKMYVEVARAYLLYENEMKGTVRVVEEKREEEKIYARV